The following proteins are co-located in the Polystyrenella longa genome:
- a CDS encoding DNA-3-methyladenine glycosylase family protein, producing MSFIKKRIAAALFIADVDPHMRKVIRAVGDCRLTLRRNRLHMLTRSIVGQQLSTKASRTIYARFCDLLPDDYSHEDILKLSEKQIRSAGLSRNKHATIFRIATAVEAGDLPLKTLGRLQNEEIVNTMTQLKGIGPWTAQMFLIFSLGRLDVLPHTDLGIRSAFQQIYGLSELPTPQQMTDLAAPWSNYASIGAWYCWQGLDRGVIG from the coding sequence ATGTCGTTCATTAAGAAAAGAATTGCCGCGGCCCTGTTCATCGCTGATGTGGATCCTCACATGCGAAAGGTGATTCGAGCCGTCGGGGACTGCCGGTTGACGTTACGTCGCAATCGTCTGCACATGCTGACCCGCTCCATTGTCGGTCAACAGCTTTCCACCAAAGCGTCCCGCACGATCTATGCTCGCTTCTGCGATTTATTACCTGACGATTATTCGCACGAGGACATTCTTAAACTGAGCGAAAAGCAGATTCGCTCCGCCGGGCTTTCCCGCAACAAACACGCGACGATATTTCGTATTGCTACCGCAGTTGAAGCGGGTGACCTGCCGCTCAAGACTCTGGGGCGCCTGCAGAACGAGGAGATCGTCAATACGATGACTCAGCTCAAGGGAATCGGTCCCTGGACGGCCCAGATGTTCCTGATCTTCAGCCTCGGTCGCCTCGATGTTCTGCCCCACACCGACCTGGGAATTCGCTCCGCCTTTCAGCAGATCTACGGTCTCTCCGAACTCCCCACCCCCCAGCAAATGACCGACCTCGCCGCCCCCTGGTCCAACTACGCGAGCATCGGCGCCTGGTACTGCTGGCAAGGGTTAGATCGTGGAGTGATTGGTTGA
- a CDS encoding Imm53 family immunity protein codes for MTSVEDDLLALQAWYHYRCDGEWEHRYGLTIETCDNPGWQISFTDRPVSTRQQERIQQVLQQWPTGVLESDDTQTSLRLFDTDLSKVLQDARQVVDVWN; via the coding sequence GTGACTTCCGTCGAAGACGATCTTCTCGCCTTGCAGGCTTGGTATCATTATCGCTGCGATGGCGAGTGGGAACACCGTTACGGTTTGACGATTGAAACCTGCGATAATCCGGGTTGGCAAATCAGCTTCACCGACCGGCCCGTTTCGACGAGACAGCAGGAACGTATTCAACAAGTTCTCCAGCAATGGCCAACCGGCGTGCTTGAAAGCGATGACACCCAAACATCTCTTCGCCTGTTTGATACCGACCTGTCCAAAGTGTTACAGGACGCACGGCAGGTGGTCGATGTCTGGAACTAA
- a CDS encoding DoxX family protein, giving the protein MSSKLTSFGLLVLRIGVGGMMMVHGLQKFQNFEALSTEFADPIGVGPQLSLILAIGAELGCSVLVIAGLLTRLAVIPLAFTMIIAHFQIMADKPWGDKELSALYLVIYASLLFTGAGCFSIDKCIFGRKKKDEEITP; this is encoded by the coding sequence ATGTCTTCTAAATTAACGTCATTCGGTTTACTCGTTCTCCGCATTGGCGTGGGGGGCATGATGATGGTGCATGGTCTGCAGAAGTTCCAGAACTTCGAAGCGTTGTCGACCGAGTTTGCCGATCCCATTGGTGTCGGTCCACAGCTGAGCCTGATCCTGGCGATTGGTGCGGAGTTGGGTTGCTCCGTGCTTGTCATCGCCGGACTGCTCACCCGCTTGGCAGTCATTCCGCTCGCCTTCACGATGATCATCGCCCACTTTCAAATTATGGCGGACAAACCCTGGGGAGATAAAGAACTCTCCGCTCTTTACCTGGTGATCTACGCCTCACTCCTGTTCACAGGGGCGGGTTGTTTTTCCATCGACAAATGCATCTTCGGTCGCAAGAAAAAGGATGAGGAAATCACCCCGTGA